In a single window of the Streptomyces sp. NBC_00094 genome:
- a CDS encoding serine hydrolase, whose product MSAARTARTVVAATLVAGLAATALAAPALAAPAPVKQDHAPTQKALQAAVDAGVPGAVAQARDGRHAWTGTAGERKGNDRYRVGSITKTFVATVLLQLQAEGRLDLDDPVEKWLPGVVRGNGHDGRKTTVRQLLNHTSGIYSVTSDPGFQEKVFGPGFLEHRYDRWTPEQLVAIAMTHAPDFAPGTDWNYSNTNYVLAGMVIEKVTGRPYGKAVENRIIKPLKLRATSVPGTDVTMPKPSSPAWSKLYADPNAQIHDVSRLSPTLAYAAGEMISDSGDLQTFYRALLKGRLLPKAELTEMTTTVPISPDLPGAGYGLGLMKQKLSCGEEIWGHGGGIHGSSSDAQVTRDGSHSLALNFNADWTGDSGPVLEAEFCGVTPQG is encoded by the coding sequence ATGTCAGCCGCACGCACCGCCCGTACCGTCGTCGCCGCCACCCTGGTGGCCGGCCTCGCGGCCACCGCCCTCGCCGCACCCGCCCTGGCGGCGCCCGCGCCCGTGAAGCAGGACCACGCGCCCACCCAGAAGGCGCTCCAGGCCGCCGTCGACGCCGGCGTCCCCGGCGCCGTCGCCCAGGCCCGCGACGGACGGCACGCGTGGACCGGTACCGCGGGCGAGCGCAAGGGCAACGACCGCTACCGCGTCGGGTCCATCACCAAGACCTTCGTCGCCACCGTCCTCCTCCAGCTCCAGGCCGAGGGCCGCCTCGACCTCGACGACCCGGTCGAGAAGTGGCTGCCCGGCGTCGTCCGGGGCAACGGCCACGACGGGCGGAAGACCACCGTCCGTCAGCTGCTCAACCACACCAGCGGCATCTACAGCGTCACGTCCGACCCCGGCTTCCAGGAGAAGGTCTTCGGCCCCGGCTTCCTGGAGCACCGCTACGACCGGTGGACCCCGGAGCAGCTCGTCGCCATCGCGATGACCCACGCCCCCGACTTCGCCCCCGGCACCGACTGGAACTACTCCAACACCAACTACGTCCTGGCCGGCATGGTGATCGAGAAGGTCACCGGACGTCCGTACGGCAAGGCGGTCGAGAACCGCATCATCAAGCCCCTCAAGCTCCGCGCCACCAGCGTCCCCGGCACCGACGTGACGATGCCGAAGCCGAGTTCCCCCGCCTGGTCCAAGCTCTACGCCGACCCGAACGCGCAGATCCACGACGTCAGCCGGCTCAGCCCCACCCTCGCCTACGCGGCCGGCGAGATGATCTCCGACTCCGGCGACCTGCAGACCTTCTACCGTGCCCTGCTGAAGGGCCGGCTCCTCCCGAAGGCCGAGCTGACGGAGATGACCACCACCGTCCCGATCTCCCCCGACCTCCCCGGGGCGGGGTACGGACTCGGGCTCATGAAGCAGAAGCTGAGCTGCGGCGAGGAGATCTGGGGCCACGGCGGCGGCATCCACGGCTCCTCCTCCGACGCCCAGGTCACCCGCGACGGCAGCCACTCGCTCGCCCTGAACTTCAACGCCGACTGGACGGGCGACTCCGGGCCGGTCCTGGAGGCCGAGTTCTGCGGCGTCACCCCGCAGGGCTGA
- a CDS encoding CGNR zinc finger domain-containing protein — protein MTATDPRPLTGEPVSLDLLNTRWNEEGVRQDLLTGVEGLTVWLTANGLADRFAADATTLRHTLAARDALSALVDAPGDPAATARVDAVLDHGRIRATLTAEGPGEEAEFADPAWGPGWTAARDYLHLLRTAPDRIRACAHEACILHFFDTSRNGTRRWCSMAICGNRAKASRHYARTKES, from the coding sequence ATGACCGCCACCGACCCCAGGCCGCTCACCGGCGAGCCCGTCTCCCTCGACCTGCTCAACACCCGCTGGAACGAGGAGGGCGTCCGCCAGGACCTGCTCACCGGCGTCGAGGGCCTCACCGTCTGGCTCACCGCCAACGGCCTGGCGGACCGGTTCGCCGCCGACGCCACCACCCTGCGCCACACCCTCGCCGCACGGGACGCGCTCTCCGCGCTCGTCGACGCCCCCGGCGACCCCGCCGCCACCGCCCGCGTCGACGCCGTCCTCGACCACGGCCGCATCCGGGCCACCCTCACCGCCGAAGGGCCCGGCGAGGAGGCCGAGTTCGCCGACCCCGCCTGGGGCCCCGGCTGGACCGCCGCCCGCGACTACCTCCACCTGCTGCGCACCGCCCCCGACCGCATCCGGGCCTGCGCCCACGAGGCGTGCATCCTGCACTTCTTCGACACCTCACGGAACGGCACCCGCCGCTGGTGCTCGATGGCGATCTGCGGCAACCGGGCCAAGGCCTCGCGCCACTACGCCCGGACGAAGGAGAGCTGA
- a CDS encoding NUDIX hydrolase, whose product MKQELRVAAYAVCVRDGEVLLARWVSSDGNKQWTLPGGGMDHGEEPVDTVVREVEEETGYLTEPTALLGIDSIRRSWLRRLAGPGDFQGLRIIYEAQVTGGALRNETGGSTDLAAWHPLDAVPGLPRVSLVDIGLDLWRERPPVGRSRLADPSNG is encoded by the coding sequence ATGAAGCAGGAGTTGAGGGTGGCGGCCTACGCCGTGTGCGTCCGTGACGGCGAGGTCCTCCTCGCCCGCTGGGTGTCGAGCGACGGCAACAAGCAATGGACCCTGCCGGGCGGCGGGATGGACCACGGCGAGGAGCCCGTCGACACCGTCGTCCGCGAGGTCGAGGAGGAGACCGGGTACCTCACCGAACCCACCGCCCTCCTCGGCATCGACTCGATCCGCCGGAGCTGGCTCCGCCGCCTGGCCGGTCCCGGCGACTTCCAGGGCCTGCGGATCATCTACGAGGCGCAGGTCACGGGGGGTGCCCTGCGCAACGAGACCGGCGGTTCGACGGATCTCGCCGCCTGGCATCCGCTCGACGCCGTCCCCGGTCTGCCCCGCGTCTCCCTCGTCGACATCGGGCTCGACCTGTGGCGCGAGCGACCTCCCGTGGGCCGTTCCCGCCTCGCCGATCCGTCGAACGGCTGA
- a CDS encoding VOC family protein: MSAIGTLTTHHVGLNVTDLERSLGFYGDVLGFEVLGEGKEGESRYAFLGQDGRLVLTLWQQAEGAYDSARPGLHHLAFEAESLAHVRAAETALTARGTSFAYEGVVAHREGAASGGIFFHDPDGTRLEISVPTGAESAEAPVGTAPTCGFF, translated from the coding sequence ATGTCCGCGATCGGCACGCTCACCACCCACCACGTCGGCCTCAACGTCACCGACCTGGAGCGCTCGCTCGGCTTCTACGGAGACGTCCTCGGCTTCGAGGTCCTCGGCGAGGGCAAGGAAGGGGAGAGCCGCTACGCCTTCCTCGGCCAGGACGGCCGGCTGGTCCTCACCCTCTGGCAGCAGGCCGAGGGCGCCTACGACTCCGCCCGGCCCGGCCTGCACCACCTCGCCTTCGAGGCCGAGTCCCTCGCGCACGTCCGCGCCGCCGAGACCGCGCTCACGGCCCGCGGCACCTCCTTCGCGTACGAGGGCGTCGTCGCCCACCGCGAGGGCGCGGCCTCCGGCGGCATCTTCTTCCACGACCCGGACGGCACCCGCCTGGAGATCTCGGTCCCGACGGGTGCGGAATCCGCCGAAGCCCCGGTCGGAACGGCCCCCACCTGCGGGTTCTTCTGA
- a CDS encoding pyridoxamine 5'-phosphate oxidase family protein produces MGAYHSGSLAVQERFGVRDLAAHVGRSITPGIRPVAAAFLEAQPMLVIGAADPGGRVWSSLLTGAPGFARATGPHTVSVAGGVPAHDPLAAAVTAAGTPVGTIALDPRTRRRMRLNGTARPSARGLAIEAEQVFSNCPKYLQKRELYDSGAARPESGAVRHGEALTPDQVRRVRAADTFFVATAAPDGVDTSHRGGNPGFVRVGSPRELSWRDYPGNAMFLTLGNLEEDGRAGLLFLDWETGTTLQLSGLAHTEYGPEGRLVRFRVDRTAETPAGSPLRWSAPEYSPANPSTP; encoded by the coding sequence ATGGGCGCCTACCACTCCGGCTCCCTCGCCGTACAGGAACGCTTCGGCGTCCGCGACCTCGCGGCCCACGTGGGCCGCTCCATCACCCCCGGCATCCGCCCCGTCGCCGCCGCCTTCCTGGAGGCCCAGCCGATGCTGGTCATCGGCGCCGCGGACCCCGGCGGCCGGGTCTGGTCGTCGCTGCTCACCGGGGCGCCCGGCTTCGCCCGCGCCACCGGCCCGCACACCGTCTCCGTCGCCGGGGGCGTCCCCGCCCACGACCCGCTCGCCGCGGCCGTCACCGCCGCCGGAACCCCCGTCGGCACGATCGCCCTCGACCCCCGCACCCGCCGCCGCATGCGGCTCAACGGCACCGCGCGGCCCAGCGCGCGCGGCCTCGCCATCGAGGCCGAGCAGGTCTTCTCCAACTGCCCGAAGTACCTCCAGAAGCGGGAGTTGTACGACTCCGGCGCCGCCCGTCCCGAGTCCGGTGCCGTGCGGCACGGCGAGGCGCTCACCCCCGACCAGGTGCGCCGCGTCCGTGCCGCCGACACCTTCTTCGTCGCCACCGCCGCACCCGACGGCGTCGACACCAGCCACCGCGGCGGCAACCCCGGCTTCGTCCGGGTCGGTTCGCCCCGGGAGCTCAGCTGGCGGGACTACCCCGGCAACGCGATGTTCCTGACCCTGGGCAACCTGGAGGAGGACGGCCGCGCCGGCCTGCTCTTCCTCGACTGGGAGACCGGGACGACCCTCCAGCTCAGCGGCCTCGCGCACACGGAGTACGGCCCCGAGGGGCGCCTCGTCCGCTTCCGCGTCGACCGCACGGCCGAGACGCCGGCGGGCAGCCCCCTGCGCTGGTCCGCACCGGAGTACTCCCCGGCCAACCCGTCGACCCCCTGA
- the pepN gene encoding aminopeptidase N — MPGENLSRDEAHERAALLSVDGYEVVLDLRSAVGESAEAVRTFRSVTTIRFRRTGTGGSTFVDLIAPSVNAVTLNGRSLDPTVVFDGSRIAIDGLADENTLVVDAQCAYSRTGEGMHRFVDPEDGEVYLYTQYEPADARRVYATFEQPDLKAPYRFAVTAPEGWTVWSNGAGEQDAEGVWRFAETAPISTYITCVVAGPYHYVTDSYERGDLTIPLGAMCRKSLAKYFDADDVFLITKQGFDFFHDNFDYPYPFGKYDQAFVPEYNLGAMENPGMVTFREEYIYRGKVTQASYESRANVILHEMAHMWFGDLVTMVWWDDLWLKESFADFMGSFVNAEATRFTNSWVTFANNRKAWAYRADQLPSTHPITADIRDLEDAKLNFDGITYAKGASVLKQLVAYAGRDAFLEGARRYFKRHAYGNTRLADLLTILEETSGRDMKTWAKSWLQTSGVNTLTPAVTYDAEGRITELAVVQESGELRPHRAAVGLYRLTPDGDLVRFARAETDITGARTVVAELAGEEKPDLVLVNDDDLTYCKIRFDEGSLATLRAHLGDITDPLARALCWSALWNLTRDGLMPARDFVSVALAFAGRETDIGVLQMVHAWSKSAVTLYATPEWREEGGRLLAEGGLRELRLAEPGSEHQLTWARFFAATASTDADFQLLEGLLDGTAKIDGLDVDQELRWALLSPLAVHARADEGRIGEELARDDTATGKRHQVRLLASRPSAAVKAQAWAQVVESDTLSNALVEATIAGFVQPSQRELIAPYAETYFAAIERLWGERSIQIGIDIVRGLFPGLQDSDETLAATDAWLTAHESAAPALRRLVLEARDDLARALRAQACDRLAA; from the coding sequence GTGCCCGGTGAGAATCTGTCCCGCGACGAGGCCCACGAGCGGGCCGCGCTGCTGTCCGTCGACGGGTACGAGGTCGTCCTCGACCTGCGCTCCGCGGTCGGCGAATCAGCCGAGGCGGTGCGCACCTTCCGTTCGGTGACGACGATCCGGTTCCGCCGCACCGGCACGGGCGGGTCGACGTTCGTCGACCTGATCGCCCCCTCCGTGAACGCCGTCACCCTCAACGGCCGCTCCCTCGACCCGACGGTCGTCTTCGACGGCTCGCGGATCGCGATCGACGGCCTCGCCGACGAGAACACGCTCGTGGTGGACGCGCAGTGCGCCTACAGCCGGACCGGCGAGGGCATGCACCGCTTCGTCGACCCGGAGGACGGCGAGGTCTACCTCTACACGCAGTACGAGCCGGCCGACGCCCGCCGGGTGTACGCCACCTTCGAGCAGCCCGACCTCAAGGCCCCGTACCGCTTCGCGGTGACCGCGCCCGAGGGCTGGACGGTCTGGTCGAACGGCGCCGGGGAGCAGGACGCCGAGGGCGTGTGGCGGTTCGCGGAGACGGCGCCGATCTCCACGTACATCACCTGTGTCGTGGCGGGCCCGTACCACTACGTGACCGACAGCTACGAGCGCGGCGACCTGACGATCCCGCTCGGCGCGATGTGCCGCAAGAGCCTCGCGAAGTACTTCGACGCGGACGACGTCTTCCTGATCACGAAGCAGGGCTTCGACTTCTTCCACGACAACTTCGACTACCCGTACCCCTTCGGGAAGTACGACCAGGCCTTCGTCCCCGAGTACAACCTCGGCGCGATGGAGAACCCGGGCATGGTGACCTTCCGCGAGGAGTACATCTACCGGGGCAAGGTCACGCAGGCCTCGTACGAGAGCCGGGCCAACGTCATCCTCCACGAGATGGCCCACATGTGGTTCGGCGACCTCGTCACCATGGTGTGGTGGGACGACCTGTGGCTGAAGGAGTCCTTCGCGGACTTCATGGGCTCCTTCGTGAACGCCGAGGCGACCCGCTTCACCAACAGCTGGGTCACCTTCGCCAACAACCGCAAGGCCTGGGCGTACCGCGCCGACCAGCTGCCGTCCACGCACCCGATCACGGCCGACATCCGTGACCTGGAGGACGCCAAGCTCAACTTCGACGGCATCACGTACGCCAAGGGCGCGTCGGTGCTGAAGCAGCTCGTGGCGTACGCGGGACGGGACGCGTTCCTGGAGGGCGCGCGCCGCTACTTCAAGCGCCACGCGTACGGGAACACCCGCCTGGCCGACCTCCTCACGATCCTGGAGGAGACCTCGGGCCGCGACATGAAGACCTGGGCGAAGTCCTGGCTCCAGACCTCCGGCGTGAACACGCTGACGCCGGCCGTCACCTACGACGCGGAGGGCCGGATCACCGAGCTCGCCGTCGTCCAGGAGAGCGGCGAGCTCCGTCCCCACCGGGCCGCTGTCGGCCTCTACCGGCTGACGCCCGACGGCGACCTCGTGCGCTTCGCGCGCGCCGAGACCGACATCACCGGCGCCCGGACCGTCGTCGCGGAGCTGGCGGGCGAGGAGAAGCCCGACCTGGTGCTCGTCAACGACGACGACCTGACCTACTGCAAGATCCGCTTCGACGAGGGTTCGCTCGCCACCCTGCGCGCGCACCTCGGCGACATCACCGACCCGCTGGCCCGCGCCCTGTGCTGGTCGGCGCTGTGGAACCTGACCCGCGACGGGCTGATGCCCGCCCGGGACTTCGTCTCCGTCGCGCTCGCCTTCGCCGGCCGCGAGACCGACATCGGCGTGCTCCAGATGGTGCACGCCTGGTCGAAGTCGGCCGTCACCCTCTACGCGACGCCCGAGTGGCGCGAGGAGGGCGGGCGGCTGCTCGCCGAGGGCGGCCTGCGCGAGCTGCGGCTGGCCGAGCCGGGCAGCGAGCACCAGCTGACCTGGGCGCGGTTCTTCGCGGCCACGGCCTCCACGGACGCCGACTTCCAGCTCCTGGAGGGGCTGCTCGACGGTACGGCGAAGATCGACGGGCTCGACGTCGACCAGGAGCTGCGCTGGGCGCTGCTCTCCCCGCTGGCCGTGCACGCCCGGGCGGACGAGGGCCGGATCGGCGAGGAGCTGGCCCGGGACGACACGGCGACCGGCAAGCGCCACCAGGTCCGGCTCCTCGCCTCGCGACCCTCGGCCGCGGTCAAGGCGCAGGCCTGGGCGCAGGTCGTCGAGTCGGACACCCTGTCGAACGCGCTGGTCGAGGCGACCATCGCCGGCTTCGTCCAGCCCTCGCAGCGTGAGCTGATCGCCCCGTACGCGGAGACGTACTTCGCGGCGATCGAGCGCCTGTGGGGCGAGCGGTCCATCCAGATCGGCATCGACATCGTCCGGGGCCTCTTCCCGGGGCTCCAGGACAGTGACGAGACCCTGGCCGCGACCGACGCCTGGCTGACGGCGCACGAGTCGGCGGCGCCGGCGCTGCGCCGCCTGGTCCTGGAGGCGCGGGACGACCTGGCGCGGGCGCTGCGCGCGCAGGCCTGCGACCGACTGGCCGCGTAG
- a CDS encoding HPP family protein yields the protein MVAVGTLLHQPLLIPPLAASMALVAGAPDLPLSQPRSVVGGQLLSALTGFAVLAVAGPGLWGAAVAGGLALGVMMCARTPHSPAAATAVIVALQSPPFWSFLGLLALASLLLVAVGLTGARAAGRTYPAYWF from the coding sequence CTGGTCGCCGTCGGCACCCTCCTCCACCAGCCCCTGCTCATCCCCCCGCTCGCGGCGAGCATGGCGCTGGTCGCGGGCGCCCCCGACCTGCCGCTCTCCCAGCCGCGCTCGGTCGTCGGCGGCCAACTGCTCTCCGCCCTCACCGGTTTCGCGGTCCTCGCCGTGGCGGGACCCGGTCTCTGGGGCGCCGCCGTCGCGGGCGGCCTCGCGCTCGGCGTGATGATGTGCGCCCGCACCCCGCACTCGCCCGCCGCCGCCACCGCGGTCATCGTCGCCCTCCAGTCCCCGCCGTTCTGGTCGTTTCTCGGCCTTCTCGCGCTCGCCTCCCTCCTCCTCGTCGCAGTGGGTCTCACGGGAGCCCGTGCAGCGGGGCGGACATATCCCGCGTACTGGTTCTAA